One segment of Halomonas sp. TD01 DNA contains the following:
- the aroQ gene encoding type II 3-dehydroquinate dehydratase — MSQGKVLVLHGPNLNLLGSRQPEIYGYDTLEDVNNLLREKAVMAGWDITCQQSNHEGELIDAIHAARLDGTQAIIINPAAYTHTSIAILDALNAFDGKVIEVHLSNVHKRETFRHHSYVSLRADGVIAGLGVQGYRAALDAVMAN, encoded by the coding sequence ATGAGTCAGGGAAAAGTCTTGGTTTTACATGGCCCTAATCTCAACCTGCTGGGTAGCCGCCAGCCCGAGATATACGGCTACGACACCTTAGAAGATGTGAATAACCTTCTACGGGAGAAAGCGGTGATGGCAGGGTGGGATATTACCTGTCAGCAAAGTAATCACGAAGGTGAGCTGATCGACGCTATTCACGCAGCACGTCTTGATGGTACCCAAGCGATTATTATTAATCCGGCGGCCTATACCCACACATCCATTGCGATACTTGATGCGTTGAATGCGTTTGATGGCAAAGTGATTGAAGTGCATCTATCTAATGTTCATAAGCGTGAAACCTTTCGGCACCACTCCTATGTTTCACTTCGTGCTGACGGCGTGATTGCCGGACTGGGCGTACAAGGGTATCGCGCCGCACTAGACGCGGTAATGGCTAATTAA
- a CDS encoding glutamate decarboxylase produces MTNRSHSMDDEIYGSSTLAKPLPKSGFPDDEQSPRWVCAAVRDELMLDGNARQNLATFCQTWEEPEVHELMDACIDKNMIDKDEYPQTAEIEARCVHMLADLWNAPEGPATGCSTTGSSEAAMLGGLAMKRRWEAKRRADGKPTDKPNLVTGPVQVCWHKFTRYWDIEHREIPMEQGRLLMTPEEALKYCDENTIGVVPTLGVTFTGEYEPVKAVSDALDQLERDTGLDIPIHVDGASGGFLAPFCATELEWDFRLPRVRSINASGHKFGLAPLGVGWVLWRQESDLPEEMIFWVNYLGGNMKDIALNFSRPGGQIVCQYYNFVRLGREGYEKVHGACYDSAAFLAAEIAALGPFEIVFDGERSRGIPAVSWKLKDGSDPGFTLFDLADRLRVRGWQVPAYTLPSNCEDQAIQRILVRNGVSGDLCALLIDDMKAALAHISAHPKQVPLAEEDASGFHH; encoded by the coding sequence ATGACAAATCGTTCTCACAGCATGGATGATGAAATCTACGGATCTAGCACGTTGGCGAAGCCGCTACCCAAATCCGGGTTCCCCGACGATGAGCAATCGCCGCGCTGGGTCTGCGCTGCCGTGCGCGACGAATTGATGCTGGACGGTAATGCACGCCAGAACCTCGCAACCTTCTGCCAGACCTGGGAAGAACCAGAAGTGCACGAGCTGATGGATGCATGCATCGACAAGAACATGATCGACAAGGATGAATATCCGCAGACTGCTGAGATTGAGGCACGTTGCGTCCACATGCTGGCTGATCTCTGGAACGCGCCCGAAGGGCCGGCAACGGGCTGTTCGACGACAGGCTCGAGCGAGGCCGCTATGCTGGGTGGGCTGGCCATGAAACGCCGCTGGGAGGCCAAACGCCGCGCGGATGGCAAGCCAACCGATAAGCCTAATCTCGTGACGGGTCCTGTGCAGGTCTGCTGGCACAAATTCACCCGCTACTGGGATATCGAGCATCGCGAGATTCCTATGGAGCAGGGGCGGTTGCTGATGACCCCCGAGGAAGCTCTGAAATACTGCGACGAGAACACGATCGGCGTGGTTCCGACCCTCGGTGTGACCTTTACCGGTGAGTATGAGCCTGTAAAAGCCGTCAGCGACGCGCTCGATCAGTTGGAGCGCGATACCGGTCTTGATATCCCAATTCATGTGGACGGTGCCAGCGGAGGATTTTTAGCACCATTCTGCGCAACGGAACTGGAATGGGACTTTCGCCTTCCGCGGGTGCGCTCGATCAACGCGTCAGGCCACAAGTTCGGCCTCGCGCCACTCGGTGTTGGATGGGTACTGTGGCGCCAGGAAAGCGATCTGCCTGAGGAAATGATCTTTTGGGTCAATTATCTGGGCGGCAACATGAAGGACATTGCCCTTAATTTCTCGCGGCCTGGCGGGCAGATTGTTTGCCAATACTACAACTTTGTCCGGCTCGGCCGCGAGGGCTACGAAAAGGTGCACGGGGCCTGTTATGACAGCGCGGCGTTCCTCGCCGCCGAGATCGCCGCATTGGGTCCGTTCGAGATCGTTTTCGACGGGGAACGCAGCCGCGGCATCCCAGCGGTGTCATGGAAGCTGAAGGACGGCAGTGATCCAGGCTTCACGCTTTTTGATCTTGCCGACCGTTTGCGGGTGCGTGGCTGGCAGGTGCCGGCTTACACACTGCCCTCTAATTGCGAGGATCAGGCGATTCAGCGCATTCTTGTGCGCAACGGTGTCAGCGGGGATTTATGCGCGCTACTGATCGATGACATGAAAGCGGCATTGGCGCATATTTCGGCTCATCCCAAACAGGTGCCCCTTGCAGAAGAAGACGCCTCAGGGTTCCATCACTAA
- a CDS encoding TolC family protein: MRVELHRIALVTLCAGLVGCAQQTIHPTSPDASTPLGSSQTATGAMDFSLPADLSLAEDQASTFIGQQLPTEPSVAIDPERIYTLPELIDIAQRTKPATRAAWLRAREAALAVNVVEASYLPQLSANVLAGYETVSRPEQAIPELGIGTGRLTATGYQVIPHLAVEWLLFDFGARDAALEIAEQAAIGGNIAFHGVHQRVIFEVSEAYFQYSAARAETRIDQERVEDAKTLRRVAEGRLREGLAIRAEVAQARQIEARAQFDLTLAESREEKIRMALMHAMGLSPATTMRVAELSDRQLPEEVPMPLDELIETSLAQRPDIQAALARVRAARSEVDLVAAASRPKIAAVAEVGRAIGGVSLRDSRFGGSASMNRTLDEAIAGVVFTMPLFDGGLRQTQERQARMQAEAAKQDLLEIRNLAAQEIVEAYSLLHSSLAAYTASGPLLEAGQETYETALGLYENGLATLAEVSQSKIGLNDVRLLREQAFADTFAAATGLAFATGRLTNRDVPAQL, from the coding sequence ATGAGAGTTGAGCTTCATCGAATCGCACTTGTCACGCTTTGTGCTGGGTTAGTGGGCTGCGCGCAACAGACGATCCACCCGACCTCGCCCGACGCCTCGACACCCCTGGGTTCGTCGCAAACGGCAACCGGCGCCATGGATTTTTCTCTACCTGCCGATCTGTCGTTGGCAGAAGACCAGGCCTCTACCTTCATCGGTCAGCAGCTTCCGACTGAACCGTCGGTCGCTATCGATCCGGAGCGGATTTACACTCTACCGGAGTTGATCGACATCGCGCAGCGCACCAAGCCGGCGACCCGTGCTGCTTGGCTGCGCGCCCGTGAAGCCGCACTCGCAGTGAATGTCGTTGAAGCTTCCTACTTGCCACAGTTGTCAGCCAATGTGCTAGCGGGTTATGAAACCGTGTCACGTCCCGAACAGGCAATTCCGGAACTCGGAATCGGAACAGGGCGATTGACAGCGACCGGATACCAAGTAATACCCCATCTTGCCGTAGAGTGGCTGCTGTTCGATTTTGGTGCGCGAGACGCCGCTCTGGAAATTGCAGAACAGGCTGCTATCGGCGGCAATATCGCTTTCCACGGCGTCCACCAAAGGGTCATCTTCGAAGTCAGCGAGGCCTACTTTCAGTATTCCGCAGCACGCGCGGAAACACGCATCGACCAAGAACGGGTGGAGGATGCCAAAACCCTACGCAGAGTTGCTGAAGGCAGACTTCGAGAAGGCTTGGCGATTCGGGCAGAAGTCGCTCAGGCACGACAGATCGAGGCCCGAGCCCAGTTCGATCTGACGCTGGCCGAAAGTCGAGAAGAAAAAATTCGGATGGCGCTGATGCACGCCATGGGCTTATCGCCAGCAACCACAATGCGGGTAGCGGAGCTCTCTGATAGGCAGTTGCCGGAAGAGGTACCTATGCCGCTTGACGAACTGATCGAAACCTCGCTGGCCCAGCGGCCTGATATTCAGGCTGCTTTGGCTCGGGTGCGAGCCGCCCGGTCGGAAGTGGATCTGGTGGCTGCAGCATCGAGACCCAAGATCGCGGCAGTGGCAGAAGTTGGAAGGGCAATCGGCGGCGTTAGCCTCCGCGATAGTCGCTTCGGCGGAAGTGCCTCGATGAATAGAACACTTGATGAGGCTATAGCTGGCGTTGTGTTTACCATGCCCCTTTTCGATGGGGGGCTGCGCCAGACCCAGGAGCGGCAAGCGCGTATGCAGGCCGAGGCGGCTAAACAAGATCTCCTTGAGATCCGCAATTTGGCCGCACAGGAAATTGTAGAAGCCTACAGTTTGCTGCACAGCAGCTTAGCGGCCTACACGGCCTCCGGCCCACTGCTCGAAGCTGGGCAAGAAACCTATGAGACGGCCCTAGGACTTTACGAAAATGGTCTCGCGACGCTGGCTGAGGTCAGTCAGTCTAAAATCGGGCTAAACGACGTCCGTTTGCTCCGTGAGCAAGCCTTTGCTGATACTTTCGCTGCTGCGACCGGCCTCGCCTTCGCGACTGGCCGTCTCACCAACCGCGATGTGCCAGCCCAATTGTGA
- a CDS encoding FUSC family protein: MSSHADTSSNGMLQIIIDDLRPYDGRLEMTLHIALLCGLTAVVAMALQVPLALLSCYLIFLMYRDNAGENIGIGVGLILAATVLIALSILLMMFVADAPALRLAMMGAVTFGFMWLARASKLGEPAGLLGFIIVFILTFYDYISMPELVLRGLAWVWMVVFVPMVLLVALNVFFGRSPLRLVRERVRDRLRESARLAEGGDPAPTDRLLQEGNEAAEKHAGMARLLALASKEEHDRLVAELAASFDLLATAQAATAAGRPEPDMAPLLRRMAGGSAPPLPAGTGPVADAARAFVAARNAASVTTPARSEAESSFLKPDAFENPAYTQFALKVLLAVFLTYALYTSIGLFEIHTAMVTCFVVALGTSGETFHKSTLRVIGCLIGAAMGAFAVIFVMPHLNDPGHLFLLIATGSLIAGWVATGSYRVQYAGFQMALAFFICVLPGSPLEFGPNYDLSDAGYRVLGILVGIGIMGLVFSLIWPESANDIRDSETDAALAVMTEVLRGEDRLDDMYRHIGAARHAEEVMTFEWLGSATDRQTAGAKRLAATEQLARLLPLMSGKNAGLLAAALETSTEHQPAGSYTANGTSDAIYDRARVLVGILTGEGKVNES, from the coding sequence ATGAGTAGCCACGCCGACACTTCGTCGAACGGTATGTTGCAGATAATTATCGACGACCTGCGCCCCTATGACGGGCGTTTGGAGATGACGCTGCACATTGCGTTGCTATGCGGACTGACGGCGGTTGTTGCAATGGCCCTGCAGGTGCCTCTGGCGCTGCTCTCGTGTTATCTGATCTTCCTGATGTACCGAGACAATGCGGGCGAGAACATTGGGATTGGCGTCGGCCTGATCCTTGCGGCGACAGTCCTCATCGCTTTAAGTATCCTCCTCATGATGTTCGTCGCCGATGCGCCTGCACTGCGGCTGGCGATGATGGGAGCGGTTACCTTTGGCTTCATGTGGCTGGCACGGGCTAGCAAGCTGGGTGAACCCGCCGGTCTGCTGGGTTTCATCATCGTGTTTATCCTGACGTTCTACGATTACATCTCCATGCCGGAATTGGTGCTGCGTGGCCTGGCCTGGGTGTGGATGGTGGTCTTTGTGCCGATGGTACTGCTAGTCGCCCTCAACGTGTTTTTCGGCCGCAGCCCACTGCGCCTAGTGCGCGAGCGGGTGCGTGATCGACTGCGCGAGTCTGCGCGCCTTGCTGAAGGTGGTGATCCTGCTCCAACCGACCGGTTGCTACAGGAAGGCAATGAGGCGGCCGAAAAGCATGCTGGTATGGCGCGTCTGCTTGCTCTGGCATCGAAAGAGGAGCACGACCGGCTCGTAGCGGAGCTCGCGGCGAGCTTCGATTTGCTCGCTACAGCACAGGCGGCTACAGCAGCAGGTCGACCCGAACCCGACATGGCGCCCTTGCTGCGCCGGATGGCCGGGGGTTCGGCGCCGCCCCTGCCCGCGGGTACTGGCCCGGTCGCCGATGCTGCCCGTGCCTTTGTTGCCGCCCGCAACGCCGCTAGCGTAACTACCCCCGCGAGATCCGAGGCCGAAAGCTCGTTTCTGAAACCGGATGCTTTTGAGAATCCTGCTTACACCCAGTTTGCGCTCAAGGTGCTGCTTGCTGTCTTTCTGACCTATGCCTTGTACACCAGCATCGGTCTGTTCGAGATCCATACGGCGATGGTCACTTGTTTCGTCGTCGCACTCGGCACCTCTGGCGAAACCTTCCACAAAAGTACCCTGCGGGTCATTGGCTGTCTGATAGGGGCGGCGATGGGGGCGTTCGCCGTTATCTTCGTGATGCCGCACCTTAATGACCCTGGACACCTTTTCCTGCTTATCGCCACGGGCAGCCTGATCGCTGGCTGGGTAGCGACAGGGTCGTACCGCGTGCAGTATGCAGGCTTTCAAATGGCACTCGCCTTTTTCATCTGCGTGCTGCCAGGATCACCGCTGGAATTCGGACCGAACTATGATCTCTCAGACGCGGGCTATCGAGTGCTCGGCATTCTCGTGGGCATCGGCATCATGGGGCTCGTGTTCTCCTTGATCTGGCCGGAGAGTGCGAACGATATCCGCGATAGCGAGACTGACGCCGCGCTCGCGGTAATGACCGAGGTGCTACGCGGCGAGGATCGTCTTGATGATATGTACCGCCATATTGGTGCTGCGCGCCACGCCGAGGAGGTCATGACGTTCGAGTGGCTTGGGTCTGCTACTGACCGGCAAACAGCCGGCGCCAAGCGACTCGCTGCCACCGAGCAGCTAGCGCGGCTGCTGCCGCTCATGAGTGGGAAGAATGCAGGCCTCCTTGCCGCTGCTCTAGAGACATCAACTGAGCACCAACCGGCTGGTTCCTATACAGCCAACGGTACCAGTGACGCCATATACGACCGCGCACGAGTTCTGGTCGGGATACTGACAGGGGAAGGGAAAGTGAATGAGAGTTGA
- a CDS encoding YtcA family lipoprotein — protein MILAGRVGHPLHFWSAILLLPMMLAGCSMNAHSPTLSLYGSFFPVWLMAALLGVICTVVLRLLFIRIGLHEHLPMPPLTYLCAAIFSGIMIWAFWTGVLAL, from the coding sequence ATGATTTTAGCCGGTAGAGTAGGCCACCCCCTTCATTTTTGGTCGGCGATCCTGCTGCTGCCAATGATGCTTGCTGGGTGCTCAATGAATGCCCACTCGCCGACACTTTCCTTGTACGGTTCGTTCTTTCCTGTCTGGCTAATGGCGGCCCTGCTCGGAGTGATCTGTACAGTCGTCCTGCGGCTACTGTTTATCCGCATAGGGCTGCACGAGCATCTGCCGATGCCGCCGCTGACCTATCTCTGTGCGGCAATCTTCAGCGGCATCATGATATGGGCGTTTTGGACTGGAGTGCTGGCGCTATGA
- a CDS encoding HlyD family efflux transporter periplasmic adaptor subunit, with translation MRILLARLIGFALIASAIVAIIFVAMQRTTTLRTDHAEVSATIAPVSTNVPGHVTEVFIEDNVFVEAGDLLFRIDPEPYELRVEQARAMLRTAEAELETGGRLLSVQQTNAEIASRQIDRARNHVDLTRQSLQRLENLLPRGMVTAQQVDTARTVHGDALISLDESLSQQLAAQTMIGTLDAPQAQVDLARTSLALAERELRRTEVRAPISGRITGLDLGVGTYVVTGVSLFSLIDTEDWVVTALFRETELPRIRVGAPVDVFVMSAPTQRLSGRVQSLGYGVRTTDSISILGLPVIDSSVDWVRVAQRFPVTIRLEEPPEELMRVGASASVTIHSAEEHE, from the coding sequence ATGCGAATACTCCTCGCGCGCCTGATCGGCTTCGCGCTGATCGCTAGTGCCATTGTTGCTATCATCTTTGTGGCTATGCAGCGCACAACTACCCTGCGTACAGACCATGCCGAGGTGAGCGCCACGATTGCACCAGTATCGACCAACGTGCCGGGGCATGTAACTGAGGTTTTCATTGAGGACAATGTTTTCGTAGAAGCTGGAGATCTACTGTTTCGCATTGATCCAGAACCTTACGAGCTGCGAGTGGAACAGGCGCGCGCAATGCTACGCACTGCCGAAGCCGAACTCGAGACCGGTGGTCGCTTACTCTCCGTTCAACAGACCAATGCTGAGATTGCCAGTCGCCAGATCGATCGTGCCCGCAATCACGTTGATCTCACTCGTCAGTCGCTGCAGCGACTGGAGAACCTGCTGCCGCGAGGCATGGTGACCGCCCAGCAAGTTGATACCGCGCGCACGGTTCACGGGGATGCTTTAATCTCGCTTGATGAGTCATTGAGCCAGCAGTTGGCAGCGCAAACCATGATCGGGACGCTCGATGCCCCTCAGGCTCAAGTGGATCTGGCACGCACCAGCCTGGCACTGGCCGAACGCGAACTGCGCAGGACTGAAGTGCGCGCACCAATTTCGGGCCGTATCACTGGGCTTGATCTCGGTGTCGGCACGTATGTGGTGACCGGTGTTTCGCTGTTCTCGCTCATCGACACCGAAGACTGGGTGGTCACGGCTCTGTTTCGTGAAACCGAATTACCGCGCATCCGCGTCGGCGCGCCGGTCGATGTCTTCGTAATGTCGGCCCCAACGCAGCGCCTGAGCGGTCGTGTCCAGAGCCTCGGCTATGGGGTCAGAACCACTGATAGCATCAGTATTCTCGGCCTGCCGGTCATCGACAGTTCAGTCGACTGGGTACGGGTCGCGCAGCGGTTTCCGGTCACCATCCGCCTTGAGGAGCCACCCGAAGAGTTAATGCGCGTTGGTGCCTCCGCCTCCGTCACCATCCACTCGGCTGAAGAGCATGAGTAG
- a CDS encoding MliC family protein: MKQLLWVTTVVFLAACSGEPEPEPTTEVEISGEAHYMERIMMPPDSVLEIALVDEVSGDRLVVERMEDVGAPPYPFDLRIDQDLMSSDNQYLLQLTLYLPDATPRFAAEVPVSSNQTNVSEIRLIGVDSSAQGMGSETLAVEWHSFQCGDIAVDANFEMGDQATLSLPWGKAELPLVPAASGARYDDGEIEFWTRGTDQARLTIADDDSVECSLRDSVSPWTQAMLDGVDFRAVGNEPGWHVEVIEEEGVMFLTLDHGANRHVFEDVEVLADQAGYHAESSGHEVKVTLASEPCQDSMVGWTFPLTVSLDRNEQTLQACGRFLR, translated from the coding sequence ATGAAGCAGCTTTTGTGGGTAACAACAGTTGTATTCCTGGCCGCCTGTAGCGGGGAACCTGAGCCGGAACCGACAACGGAGGTCGAGATCTCTGGTGAGGCGCATTACATGGAGCGGATTATGATGCCGCCCGACTCGGTTCTCGAGATCGCACTGGTTGATGAGGTTAGCGGTGACCGCTTGGTTGTCGAGCGAATGGAAGATGTGGGGGCGCCGCCTTATCCTTTTGACTTGCGCATCGATCAAGACCTGATGAGCTCCGATAATCAATATCTGCTGCAGTTGACCCTATACTTGCCCGATGCTACTCCGCGATTTGCAGCTGAGGTGCCGGTTTCATCGAATCAGACCAACGTATCGGAGATAAGACTGATCGGCGTCGATTCCAGTGCACAGGGCATGGGCTCAGAAACGTTGGCCGTCGAATGGCACTCTTTCCAGTGCGGTGATATTGCTGTGGACGCAAACTTTGAGATGGGCGATCAAGCCACCCTGTCCTTGCCCTGGGGCAAAGCCGAGCTGCCTTTGGTGCCCGCTGCATCAGGGGCTCGATATGACGACGGTGAAATTGAGTTTTGGACCCGAGGTACCGATCAGGCCCGCTTGACCATTGCCGATGATGACAGTGTCGAATGCTCGCTGCGCGACAGCGTTTCTCCTTGGACCCAGGCGATGCTCGACGGGGTTGATTTCAGGGCCGTGGGTAACGAGCCGGGCTGGCACGTCGAAGTCATAGAGGAAGAAGGAGTAATGTTCCTGACACTTGACCATGGCGCCAATCGCCACGTTTTCGAGGATGTCGAGGTGTTGGCCGACCAGGCAGGCTACCATGCTGAATCCTCGGGTCACGAAGTGAAGGTCACGCTTGCCTCGGAGCCTTGCCAGGACAGCATGGTGGGGTGGACGTTCCCACTCACGGTCAGCCTTGATCGCAACGAGCAGACACTGCAGGCCTGCGGACGCTTTCTGCGCTGA
- a CDS encoding DUF72 domain-containing protein produces MTLPLYLGLPMWANQDWLGTLYPRHAKTDLLSDYAAVFSSVEGNTTFYSGAPKPETVAAWARQTPPHFRFCFKLPATVTHDQRLTQPENAWAFLDALSPLHDRLGPTMVQLPRDFGPSELPQLETLLAQWPAHLPCTVEVRHPAFFLKGDAEQALNRLLITYSANRVMLDVRPLFSTPATDYPGLAHAQQEKPKLPLHVLSTANYPVIRFIGHIDKTINTGYFTPWIDRLSLWISQGKTPFLFVHTADNRASPEMARYLYHEVQRRISLPALSSFAGEKQSQLF; encoded by the coding sequence ATGACGCTCCCTCTTTATTTGGGCCTACCTATGTGGGCTAACCAGGATTGGCTTGGTACTCTCTACCCACGGCATGCCAAGACAGACCTGTTAAGCGATTATGCAGCGGTCTTTTCAAGCGTTGAGGGCAACACGACGTTTTATAGCGGCGCACCAAAGCCGGAAACGGTGGCCGCGTGGGCGCGCCAAACACCGCCCCATTTTCGTTTCTGCTTTAAACTGCCCGCCACGGTTACCCATGACCAGCGTTTAACCCAGCCAGAAAATGCCTGGGCATTTCTAGATGCACTCTCGCCCCTGCATGATCGTCTTGGTCCCACCATGGTTCAGTTACCACGCGATTTTGGCCCTTCAGAGCTGCCCCAGCTAGAAACACTCCTTGCGCAATGGCCTGCTCACTTGCCTTGCACAGTGGAGGTACGTCACCCCGCTTTTTTCCTCAAAGGAGACGCAGAACAAGCCCTTAACCGCTTGTTAATAACTTATTCAGCTAACCGCGTGATGCTCGATGTTCGTCCGCTGTTTTCAACCCCTGCCACTGACTATCCTGGCTTAGCGCATGCTCAGCAAGAAAAGCCGAAACTCCCACTACACGTGCTTTCCACAGCGAATTATCCGGTCATTCGCTTCATTGGCCATATTGACAAAACAATTAATACAGGCTATTTCACGCCCTGGATTGACCGCCTCAGCCTGTGGATAAGTCAGGGGAAAACCCCTTTCTTATTTGTGCATACTGCCGATAATCGAGCGTCACCAGAAATGGCGCGCTACTTGTACCATGAAGTTCAACGCCGCATCAGTTTGCCAGCACTTTCGTCGTTCGCCGGTGAGAAGCAGAGCCAACTGTTTTGA
- a CDS encoding aspartate:alanine exchanger family transporter — MLNVSSLPIALISARFWALPAAALFASVSTTTHAQDGGTAEGGTLRSFEQVSERAIGSVFEFIEPVTERGIEGAFAFLDAQQWVFILLALAIGYPLGRLKLGPISLGSTASTLLVAVVISMTAQIAFSMTYAIPGIVATIFLSLFMYALGLGVGPKFFAGLKSGGLAAIVCGVIIWALNWVICVGGAHLVGLESGFAAGLISGSYTITAVLGVAESAVQSGSAAVPPGMTADEIGANMAAGYAVSYILSSIGIILLMRYLPAMFGHDPVSDAKKAEDAFAGSGTHPLPGTPHAFLLGYMPFDIRAYKVENENLIGKSVNELFEAHPQAPILRVERDGEAIDALDNPTIRKGDIVTVRADVHDMILHGNEVGPEVDDPVARDITIESADIAVSSSEIAGKTVEELAKSSLAYGLRLIAVFRAGQEIPIGPQTDIRVGDVVRLTGPDSCIERAGKALGSKVITEQTLATTEVMYMAIAMVVGFIAGTLSVTIAGIPFALGTSAGCLLAGIMVAYLRSRNPQFGGPVSEGARSFLQDIGLNVFVAVLGANTGPKIISALGGDTVIWLALIGTTAALLPVVVAFFVADKFFKLNSVINAGACAGGRNSTPSLNAVLEQSKSQVAAVPYPVSYAITTVLALVGGYIAQILS, encoded by the coding sequence ATGCTCAACGTTTCTTCTTTGCCAATTGCCTTGATAAGCGCCAGATTTTGGGCGCTTCCAGCCGCTGCACTTTTCGCCTCTGTAAGTACTACCACGCATGCGCAAGATGGGGGAACAGCAGAGGGCGGAACCCTGCGATCTTTCGAGCAGGTGAGCGAGCGGGCTATCGGTAGTGTCTTCGAGTTCATCGAGCCGGTGACGGAACGTGGTATCGAAGGTGCCTTTGCTTTCCTCGACGCGCAGCAATGGGTGTTTATTCTGCTCGCGCTTGCCATTGGGTACCCACTCGGGCGACTCAAACTCGGCCCCATTTCTCTTGGTTCAACCGCCAGCACGCTGCTTGTCGCCGTCGTAATCTCGATGACTGCGCAAATCGCTTTTAGCATGACTTATGCGATCCCAGGTATTGTTGCGACCATCTTCCTGTCGCTCTTCATGTATGCGCTGGGGCTCGGGGTCGGGCCAAAATTCTTTGCAGGTCTAAAATCCGGTGGCTTAGCGGCGATTGTCTGTGGGGTGATCATCTGGGCGTTGAACTGGGTGATTTGCGTCGGTGGCGCACATCTCGTCGGGCTAGAATCCGGCTTCGCAGCGGGTCTGATCTCGGGCAGCTACACCATCACCGCCGTCCTTGGGGTCGCGGAATCTGCCGTGCAAAGCGGCTCGGCAGCGGTGCCGCCGGGCATGACCGCCGATGAGATTGGGGCCAACATGGCGGCGGGCTATGCCGTTAGCTACATCCTGTCGAGCATCGGAATCATCCTGCTTATGCGCTACCTGCCCGCGATGTTTGGGCACGACCCTGTCTCAGATGCTAAAAAGGCCGAAGACGCCTTTGCTGGTTCCGGCACCCATCCTCTTCCGGGCACACCGCATGCGTTCTTGCTCGGCTACATGCCGTTCGACATCCGCGCCTACAAGGTTGAGAACGAGAACCTAATCGGAAAGAGCGTCAATGAACTTTTCGAGGCCCATCCGCAGGCGCCTATCCTGCGTGTGGAGCGCGACGGTGAGGCTATCGATGCGCTCGATAACCCGACAATTCGTAAAGGCGACATCGTGACTGTGCGCGCAGATGTGCATGACATGATCCTGCACGGCAACGAGGTCGGCCCGGAGGTCGACGATCCGGTTGCTCGCGATATAACCATCGAGTCTGCAGATATCGCGGTATCGTCTTCCGAGATCGCAGGCAAGACCGTTGAGGAGCTTGCGAAGTCTTCGCTCGCCTACGGTCTTAGGCTGATTGCGGTTTTCCGGGCGGGACAAGAGATTCCAATCGGGCCGCAAACCGATATCCGCGTAGGTGACGTAGTGCGATTGACCGGGCCGGACAGTTGTATCGAGCGGGCGGGCAAAGCCCTGGGCAGCAAAGTCATTACTGAACAGACTCTGGCGACGACCGAAGTCATGTATATGGCGATCGCCATGGTGGTCGGCTTCATTGCAGGGACGCTGAGTGTCACGATTGCGGGCATTCCCTTCGCACTTGGTACCTCGGCCGGCTGCCTGCTTGCCGGTATCATGGTTGCATATTTGCGCAGCCGTAACCCGCAATTCGGCGGGCCGGTATCTGAAGGTGCGCGCAGTTTTCTGCAGGATATCGGCCTTAATGTGTTCGTCGCTGTGCTGGGTGCGAATACCGGGCCGAAAATAATTTCGGCGCTAGGCGGGGACACTGTCATTTGGCTCGCTCTGATAGGTACCACAGCGGCCCTTCTACCGGTAGTCGTGGCCTTTTTCGTTGCTGACAAATTCTTCAAACTGAACTCTGTGATTAACGCGGGCGCATGCGCGGGCGGGCGTAATTCGACGCCGAGCCTGAATGCAGTGCTTGAACAGTCTAAAAGTCAGGTGGCTGCGGTGCCTTACCCAGTATCCTACGCCATAACGACCGTGCTTGCCCTTGTCGGCGGCTACATCGCGCAGATCTTGTCTTGA